A region of the Candidatus Palauibacter australiensis genome:
CCGCGAGGGAGGCCGGACGGTGGGCGCCGGCGTCGTCACCGCCATCCACGACTAGCGGACAGCCCCGGAAAACGAGACGGCGCACGGATATGGCGCAGAAAATTCGGATTCGGCTGAAGGCCTTCGATCCAGCTGTGATCGACCAGACGGCGGCGGACATCGTACGGACCGCACAGAAGACCGGTGCGTCGGTCAGCGGGCCGATCCCGCTTCCGACGCGCCGGCAGTTGTTCACGGTCCTGCGAAGTCCTCACGTGGACAAGAAGTCGCGGGAACAGTTCGAACTGAAGACGCACAAGCGGCTCATCGATATCCACGACTCCCGTCCGCAGACGATCGACGCGCTGACGAAGCTGGACCTCGCGGCCGGCGTCGATGTGGAAATCAAAGTCGAGTAGCGAGATGCCCGGGTTGATCGGCCGTAAAATCGGCATGACGCAGATCTTTGACGACGACGGGAAGGCCGTCGGCGTCACCGTGCTGGAGGTCGGACCCTGTCCGGTCGTCCAGATCAAGACCACTGAGCGCGACGGCTACGATGCCGTGCAGCTGGGCTTCGACCGCGTGAAAGAGGGGCGCGCGCGCAAGCCGGCCGCGGGCCACGCCGCGCGCGCCGGCCTCGACTACGTACCGCGCGTCCTCGCGGAGTTCGACTTCGAGGGCGAGAAGCTCGAGCTGGGCCAGGAACTCACGGTCGGCATGTTCGATGTCGGATCGCGGGTGAACGTGACGGGAACGACCAAGGGTCGCGGGTTCCAGGGCGTCGTGAAGCGGCACGGCTTCGGCGGTGGTCGCGGCTCCCACGGCGGAACGTCCATTCTCAGAGCTCCCGGGTCGATTGGGGCCGGTACGGACCCGTCCCGGGTGATCAAGGGGCGGAAGATGGCCGGCCGTATGGGGGGGACGCAGCGCATGGCGATGAGCCGGAAGATCATTCGTGTCGACGCGGAGAAGAACCTCCTGATCGTTCAGGGTTCCATCCCGGGCGCGCGAAACAACCTCGTCATGGTGAGGCCGGGCCGATGAAGGTCGCGACGTACGGTTCCGACGGCACGGCGGGAGCCGAGCGGGCCCTGCCCGAGACGCCGTTCGACGGAATGGTCAACGAAGACGTGCTCCATCAGGTCGTCACCGCCGTGCTGGCGAACCGGCGACAGGGGACCGCGTCGACCAAGACCCGCTCGACCGTTCGCGGAGGATCGCGGAAGCCTTGGCGGCAGAAGGGGACGGGCCGCGCGCGGGCCGGCTCGATCCGTTCGGCGCTGTGGCGCGGCGGCTCGGTCGTCTTCGGCCCGCAGCCGCGCTCCTATCGGGTGCGCGTGCCGAAG
Encoded here:
- the rpsJ gene encoding 30S ribosomal protein S10, which translates into the protein MAQKIRIRLKAFDPAVIDQTAADIVRTAQKTGASVSGPIPLPTRRQLFTVLRSPHVDKKSREQFELKTHKRLIDIHDSRPQTIDALTKLDLAAGVDVEIKVE
- the rplC gene encoding 50S ribosomal protein L3, producing the protein MPGLIGRKIGMTQIFDDDGKAVGVTVLEVGPCPVVQIKTTERDGYDAVQLGFDRVKEGRARKPAAGHAARAGLDYVPRVLAEFDFEGEKLELGQELTVGMFDVGSRVNVTGTTKGRGFQGVVKRHGFGGGRGSHGGTSILRAPGSIGAGTDPSRVIKGRKMAGRMGGTQRMAMSRKIIRVDAEKNLLIVQGSIPGARNNLVMVRPGR